A genomic stretch from Candidatus Binatia bacterium includes:
- a CDS encoding integrase: MAAERAGNGVNQLRSLARSRQALVLDNLALRHQLATLAHRARRSRLVPVDRLFWVALRAVWTDWARSLVIVKPATVVAWHRRAYRAYWRWISRKPGRPRTDAQLRDLIRRMVTENRWGAPRIHGELLKLGFRVSERTVSRYVRTSPPRRPPGPSWKTFLDNHRDVLAAMDFFTVPTLSFRLLYVLLVIQHRRRTVLHFNVTANPTAAWVTQQLREALPFAA, from the coding sequence ATGGCGGCAGAACGGGCCGGGAATGGTGTCAATCAGCTTCGCTCCCTGGCGCGCTCTCGACAGGCGCTGGTACTGGATAATCTCGCCCTGCGCCACCAACTCGCCACCCTGGCGCACCGCGCCCGCCGTTCACGCCTCGTACCGGTAGACCGCCTGTTCTGGGTCGCCCTGCGTGCGGTGTGGACCGACTGGGCCAGGTCCCTCGTCATAGTCAAACCAGCCACCGTGGTTGCCTGGCACCGCCGTGCGTATCGTGCGTACTGGCGCTGGATCTCGCGTAAGCCCGGCCGCCCCCGAACCGACGCCCAGCTCCGTGATCTCATCCGCCGCATGGTTACGGAGAATCGGTGGGGCGCCCCGCGCATCCATGGTGAGCTGTTGAAGCTCGGCTTTCGAGTTTCTGAGCGGACGGTGTCGCGTTATGTCCGGACGTCACCGCCCCGGCGCCCACCCGGTCCATCCTGGAAGACGTTTCTGGACAATCACCGGGACGTGCTCGCAGCGATGGACTTCTTCACCGTGCCGACGCTGAGCTTTCGGCTCCTTTATGTTCTATTGGTTATCCAGCACCGTCGTCGCACAGTGCTGCACTTCAACGTGACGGCCAACCCCACGGCAGCTTGGGTCACCCAGCAGCTGCGCGAGGCATTGCCCTTCGCGGCA